In the Phaeobacter gallaeciensis genome, one interval contains:
- the zapE gene encoding cell division protein ZapE, producing the protein MTQVSALYQSRSEAGQIRPDPAQQAVLPEFDRIAQGLMAPPVKRGLFRKATREEVKGLYLWGGVGRGKSMLMDLFVDSLDGIPARRVHFHAFMQEIHAKMHEARQSGVQDTLAPVAKEVAESVRLLAFDEMQITDITDAMIVGRLFESLFEAGVTVVTTSNRVPDDLYKNGLNRQLFLPFIDLIKEKMQVWEMVSPVDYRQDRLKGSPVYFSPVNADSRAQLRAIWEDLSGGDAQPLTLEVKGREVVLPGFRNGVARASFYDLCGKMLGPGDYLAIAEEVKVLVLEDIPRLSRSNFNEAKRFVTLIDALYEAQVRLICTAAAEPEYLYVEGDGAFEFERTASRLREMQDKDWGQDG; encoded by the coding sequence ATGACCCAGGTAAGCGCGCTTTATCAGTCCCGCAGCGAGGCAGGCCAGATCCGCCCGGATCCGGCGCAGCAGGCTGTTCTGCCGGAATTTGACCGTATTGCCCAAGGCCTCATGGCGCCGCCGGTGAAACGCGGCCTCTTCCGCAAGGCTACTCGGGAAGAGGTCAAGGGCCTCTACCTCTGGGGCGGCGTCGGGCGCGGTAAATCCATGTTGATGGATCTCTTTGTCGATAGTCTGGACGGGATCCCGGCGCGGCGGGTGCACTTCCATGCTTTCATGCAGGAGATCCACGCCAAGATGCACGAGGCGCGCCAGAGCGGCGTGCAGGATACCCTCGCGCCGGTGGCAAAGGAGGTCGCCGAGTCGGTGCGCCTTCTGGCCTTTGATGAGATGCAGATTACCGACATCACCGATGCGATGATCGTCGGGCGGCTGTTTGAATCCCTGTTTGAGGCAGGCGTCACCGTGGTCACCACCTCGAACCGGGTGCCGGATGATCTTTACAAAAACGGCCTCAACCGCCAGCTCTTCCTGCCCTTCATCGATCTGATCAAGGAGAAGATGCAGGTCTGGGAAATGGTCAGCCCGGTCGATTACCGGCAGGACCGGCTCAAGGGCTCACCGGTCTATTTCTCGCCTGTGAATGCCGACTCCCGCGCCCAGCTCCGCGCCATCTGGGAGGATCTGTCGGGCGGTGATGCCCAGCCCCTGACGCTTGAGGTGAAGGGCCGCGAGGTCGTGCTGCCCGGTTTCAGGAATGGCGTGGCAAGGGCAAGTTTTTATGACCTTTGCGGCAAAATGCTGGGGCCGGGCGATTATCTGGCCATCGCCGAAGAAGTGAAGGTGCTGGTGCTCGAGGATATCCCGCGCCTGTCCCGCAGCAACTTCAACGAGGCAAAGCGTTTCGTCACCCTGATCGATGCGCTCTACGAGGCGCAGGTGCGGCTGATCTGCACCGCCGCGGCCGAGCCGGAATATCTATACGTCGAAGGCGACGGTGCCTTCGAGTTCGAGCGCACCGCCTCGCGCCTGCGGGAAATGCAAGACAAGGATTGGGGACAGGACGGCTGA
- a CDS encoding MFS transporter, which produces MSSAAAQKTPLFTPVLIVGCVIIMVSFAVRASFGVFQIPIAEEFGWLRAEFSLAIAIQNLAWGIGQPIFGAVAEKIGDRKAIILGALTYAAGLVLSAGAVTPFQMQAYEWLVGFGIAGTGFGVVLAVVGRASSDENRSMSLAIVTAAGSAGQIFGAPWAEWMLSFLTWQTVFLIFAGVVLALILTLPLMRAPQMASKSELEESMGTILIKAFKDPSYTLIFLGFFSCGYQLAFVTAHFPAFVTEMCGPIMPGGALYSLGITSTSALGAVAISLIGAANVGGTLLAGYLGNRYSKKYLLAAIYTGRTIAAAAFILVPITPTSVIVFSIVMGSLWLATVPLTSGLVAHIYGLRYMGTLYGIVFFSHQLGSFLGVWLGGRMYDAYGDYTFVWWIGVAVGAFSAIVHLPVRERPLGSVAA; this is translated from the coding sequence ATGAGCAGCGCAGCGGCACAGAAAACACCCTTGTTTACCCCCGTTTTGATCGTGGGCTGCGTGATCATCATGGTCAGCTTTGCGGTGCGCGCCTCGTTCGGGGTGTTCCAGATCCCCATCGCCGAAGAGTTCGGCTGGCTGCGCGCGGAGTTCTCGCTGGCGATCGCGATCCAGAACCTGGCCTGGGGGATCGGGCAGCCGATCTTTGGCGCGGTGGCCGAGAAGATCGGTGACAGAAAGGCCATCATCCTTGGCGCGCTTACTTATGCGGCGGGGCTGGTGCTGAGCGCAGGCGCGGTGACGCCGTTCCAGATGCAGGCCTATGAATGGCTGGTGGGCTTTGGCATTGCGGGCACCGGCTTTGGCGTGGTTCTGGCGGTCGTGGGGCGGGCCAGCTCGGATGAAAACCGCTCGATGTCGCTGGCGATTGTCACGGCGGCAGGCTCTGCCGGGCAAATCTTTGGCGCGCCCTGGGCGGAATGGATGCTGTCCTTCCTGACGTGGCAGACCGTGTTCCTGATCTTTGCAGGCGTGGTGCTGGCGCTGATCCTGACGCTGCCGCTTATGCGCGCGCCGCAGATGGCGAGCAAATCTGAGCTTGAAGAGAGCATGGGCACCATCCTGATCAAGGCCTTCAAGGATCCGTCCTATACGCTGATCTTCCTCGGATTCTTTAGCTGTGGCTATCAGCTGGCGTTCGTGACCGCGCATTTCCCGGCCTTCGTGACCGAGATGTGCGGGCCGATCATGCCGGGCGGCGCGCTCTACAGCCTCGGGATCACTTCGACCTCGGCGCTGGGGGCGGTTGCGATCTCGCTGATCGGGGCGGCCAATGTGGGGGGCACCCTGCTGGCGGGATATCTGGGCAACCGCTACTCCAAGAAATACCTGCTGGCGGCGATCTATACCGGGCGGACCATCGCGGCGGCGGCCTTCATCCTGGTGCCGATTACGCCGACGTCGGTGATTGTCTTTTCCATCGTCATGGGCTCCCTGTGGCTGGCGACGGTGCCGCTGACGTCGGGCCTTGTCGCGCATATTTACGGGCTGCGCTATATGGGGACGCTTTACGGGATCGTCTTCTTCAGCCACCAACTGGGCAGCTTCCTGGGCGTCTGGCTGGGGGGGCGGATGTATGATGCCTATGGCGATTACACCTTCGTGTGGTGGATCGGTGTCGCCGTCGGGGCCTTCAGCGCCATCGTGCATTTGCCGGTGCGGGAACGCCCGCTGGGGAGCGTGGCGGCGTGA
- the accD gene encoding acetyl-CoA carboxylase, carboxyltransferase subunit beta, with protein sequence MNWITNYVRPRINSIFSRREVPENLWTKCDECGTMLFHRELKDNLNVCTNCGHHMHITPRDRFTALFDGGVFSEVEVPEPLADPLKFRDQKKYPDRMKAAQKKTGEKEAMLVAAGEMGRTPIVAVAQDFSFMGGSMGMYVGNAIIAAAEEAVKLHRPLILFSAAGGARMQEGILSLMQMPRTTVAVQMLKEAGLPYIVVLTHPTTGGVTASYAMLGDVQISEPNALICFAGPRVIEQTIREKLPEGFQRAEYLLDHGMLDRVTPRTELREELITIVRMLMSMPPQVHGDLPAPEPVAEELPAPEVENDAGSAAAAEADSK encoded by the coding sequence ATGAACTGGATCACCAACTACGTCCGGCCGCGGATCAACTCGATCTTCTCGCGCCGCGAAGTCCCAGAGAACCTGTGGACCAAGTGCGATGAGTGCGGCACCATGCTGTTTCACCGCGAGTTGAAGGACAATCTGAACGTCTGCACCAACTGCGGCCATCACATGCACATCACCCCGCGGGACCGGTTCACGGCCCTGTTCGACGGTGGTGTGTTCAGCGAGGTCGAGGTGCCCGAGCCGCTGGCAGACCCGCTAAAGTTCCGCGACCAGAAGAAATACCCAGACCGCATGAAGGCGGCGCAGAAGAAAACCGGCGAAAAAGAAGCCATGCTGGTCGCTGCTGGTGAAATGGGCCGTACGCCCATCGTGGCGGTGGCGCAGGACTTTTCCTTCATGGGCGGCTCCATGGGCATGTATGTGGGCAATGCGATCATTGCCGCCGCCGAAGAAGCGGTAAAGCTGCACCGGCCGCTTATCCTGTTCTCTGCCGCAGGCGGTGCCCGCATGCAGGAAGGCATCCTGTCGCTGATGCAGATGCCGCGCACCACCGTGGCGGTGCAGATGCTGAAAGAGGCAGGCCTGCCCTATATCGTCGTTCTGACCCATCCCACCACCGGCGGTGTGACGGCCTCCTATGCGATGCTGGGCGATGTGCAGATCTCCGAACCCAATGCGCTGATTTGTTTTGCAGGCCCCCGGGTGATCGAGCAGACCATCCGCGAAAAACTGCCCGAAGGGTTCCAGCGCGCGGAATACCTGCTTGATCACGGCATGCTGGACCGGGTGACCCCGCGCACCGAACTGCGTGAGGAACTGATCACCATCGTCCGCATGTTGATGAGCATGCCACCGCAGGTGCACGGCGATCTGCCTGCGCCGGAACCGGTTGCCGAAGAGTTGCCTGCGCCAGAGGTCGAAAACGACGCGGGATCTGCCGCAGCCGCAGAGGCCGATAGCAAATAG
- a CDS encoding leucine-rich repeat domain-containing protein yields MSAEEHFEEARRMIIAAEEAGQRDLDLSDLEDLEELPVELGRLTSIKTLKLSNTRVSDLGIVSKLRHLTILEIDETEVSDLAPLRDLTALELISFVNTQVSDIDPLTDLHRLRVVFLDQTAVKDVRVLKGLSNLRSITLDETPVEDISPLSDCTRLEWLSVTYSSIRDLRPIRHLSSLIQDSELATGLAYFDTPATHLDPRLAELSVLEDDQERTQKTLDYLNEVADNWPPLPTEHPDQSDSMAVEIAEDGRADLVASFPTEAERQDRVKRKAHDRLITALTTLWQLAGNQHYRLAEQVRQYRVHADRDFDELDMLDLYFEHEALRGVCDRRGEREGEEAFGPDLVDALERVLQLGPSLFLDNPDVEAAEARAARYAAAPQPEIQPAQDALSGAIAGTPEAFGEGIRELSQLFHDHARHLERLQSGQRDQNRNAIIVVGGFVLSQMATAPLGEAGSALVGWFLANSDTILTLAAHYGTGFEAWVTPIMMRAKEAWAGAKALLGQG; encoded by the coding sequence ATGAGCGCAGAAGAGCATTTCGAAGAGGCCCGTCGCATGATCATCGCGGCAGAGGAGGCCGGTCAGAGAGATCTCGACCTTTCAGATTTAGAGGATCTTGAAGAACTGCCTGTCGAACTGGGGCGGCTGACAAGTATCAAGACGCTGAAGCTTTCGAATACGAGAGTGTCTGACCTTGGTATTGTTAGCAAGTTGAGACATCTCACTATTCTTGAAATTGATGAAACGGAAGTGTCGGATCTAGCGCCATTGCGCGATCTCACCGCGTTAGAATTAATTTCGTTTGTTAATACTCAAGTATCTGATATTGATCCATTAACCGACTTACATAGACTGCGTGTCGTGTTTCTTGACCAGACAGCTGTGAAGGATGTTCGGGTCCTCAAGGGCCTATCGAACCTTAGGTCAATAACACTGGATGAAACACCGGTTGAGGATATTAGCCCACTGTCGGACTGCACAAGGCTTGAGTGGCTGAGTGTAACTTATTCATCTATTCGGGACTTGCGACCAATTCGGCATTTATCGTCGCTGATACAGGATAGTGAGCTTGCGACAGGGCTCGCGTATTTTGATACTCCTGCCACTCATCTTGACCCAAGGCTGGCAGAACTTTCAGTGCTCGAAGATGATCAGGAGCGAACACAGAAAACCCTCGACTACCTGAACGAGGTTGCGGACAATTGGCCGCCGCTACCGACGGAACACCCCGATCAGTCCGACAGCATGGCCGTTGAAATCGCCGAGGATGGCCGGGCCGATCTTGTCGCTTCTTTCCCGACCGAGGCGGAGCGGCAGGATCGGGTCAAACGCAAAGCGCATGATCGGCTGATCACAGCCCTGACGACGCTTTGGCAACTGGCGGGAAACCAGCATTATCGCCTTGCCGAACAGGTCCGCCAATATCGCGTCCACGCGGATCGGGACTTTGATGAACTGGATATGCTGGATCTCTACTTTGAACATGAAGCCCTGCGGGGTGTTTGTGATCGTCGGGGCGAGCGGGAAGGGGAAGAGGCCTTTGGCCCCGATCTGGTGGACGCCTTGGAGCGAGTCCTGCAACTTGGTCCATCGCTGTTTCTGGATAACCCGGATGTGGAGGCGGCAGAGGCACGCGCTGCCCGATATGCAGCCGCGCCGCAGCCTGAGATTCAGCCTGCGCAGGATGCGCTGTCCGGTGCGATTGCAGGAACGCCCGAGGCCTTTGGCGAAGGTATTCGCGAGCTGTCGCAGCTGTTCCACGACCACGCGCGTCATTTGGAGCGGTTGCAGTCGGGGCAGAGGGATCAGAACCGGAATGCCATAATCGTTGTCGGTGGGTTTGTTCTCAGCCAGATGGCTACGGCGCCACTGGGGGAAGCTGGATCTGCCCTAGTGGGATGGTTCTTGGCCAACTCCGACACCATTCTGACTCTCGCCGCGCATTATGGTACGGGGTTCGAAGCATGGGTCACTCCAATCATGATGAGGGCTAAGGAGGCTTGGGCTGGAGCCAAGGCTCTGCTGGGGCAAGGTTGA
- a CDS encoding CPBP family intramembrane glutamic endopeptidase codes for MLNRQNYSAHEALVRSARRKPQLWRLGLGLVLIYLISFALSSIVLPLLAALFPGVWLQGLRDGSTPGAMLVLLGGFLFITVGVALCARLLQDRSFLSVVGHPRPLVRQFIRVSLYLLALGIALSLLPPYDMGEPLQPNLEPGLWLSLLPVSLLVVLIQTSAEEIVFRGYIQQGLAARFKSPAVWILGPSALFALGHYLPAEAGENALLITLWAGVFGCMMADLTARAGTLGPAIAVHFFNNVTALLVFASPTSLYGLSLYLMPYEMSDGAALRPWLAVDFAMMLVTWLTARLAIRR; via the coding sequence ATGCTGAATAGACAGAATTATTCCGCCCATGAGGCGCTGGTGCGCAGCGCCCGCAGGAAACCGCAGCTGTGGCGGCTGGGGCTTGGGCTGGTTCTGATCTACCTCATCAGCTTTGCCCTGTCCTCGATAGTGCTGCCGCTGCTGGCGGCGCTGTTCCCCGGCGTCTGGCTGCAGGGGCTGCGCGATGGCAGCACGCCGGGGGCGATGCTGGTGCTTCTGGGCGGGTTCCTGTTCATCACCGTGGGCGTGGCGCTGTGCGCGCGGCTGCTGCAGGATCGGTCCTTCCTGTCGGTCGTCGGTCATCCGAGACCGCTGGTCCGGCAGTTCATCCGGGTTAGCCTGTACCTTCTGGCGCTGGGCATCGCCCTGTCGCTGCTGCCGCCCTATGATATGGGGGAACCGCTGCAGCCCAATCTGGAACCGGGGTTGTGGCTGTCGCTGTTGCCGGTGTCGCTGCTGGTGGTGCTGATCCAGACCAGTGCCGAGGAAATCGTCTTTCGTGGCTATATCCAGCAGGGGCTTGCGGCGCGCTTCAAAAGCCCGGCGGTCTGGATCCTTGGCCCGTCGGCCCTGTTCGCGCTGGGCCATTACCTGCCGGCCGAGGCCGGAGAGAATGCGCTTTTGATCACCCTCTGGGCCGGGGTGTTCGGCTGCATGATGGCGGATCTGACCGCGCGGGCGGGCACATTGGGACCTGCCATCGCGGTGCATTTCTTCAACAACGTCACCGCGCTTCTGGTCTTTGCCTCTCCCACCAGTCTGTATGGACTGTCGCTCTACCTGATGCCCTATGAAATGTCCGATGGCGCTGCGCTGCGCCCCTGGCTGGCGGTCGACTTTGCCATGATGCTGGTGACATGGCTCACGGCGCGGCTTGCGATACGCCGCTGA
- a CDS encoding bifunctional folylpolyglutamate synthase/dihydrofolate synthase has protein sequence MTKASSDAILDRMMALHPKIIDLTLDRVWRLLAALDNPQDRLPPVIHIAGTNGKGSTQAMIRAGLEGAGKSVHAYTSPHLARFHERIRLAGELISEAHLTEVLDECYAKNGGENITYFEITTCAALLAFARTPADYTLLEVGLGGRLDATNVIEKPALSVITPVSIDHEQFLGNTLAKIAGEKAGIIKRGVPVVVGPQEDEAMEVIEDVAARLGAPLIAHGQHWHVYEERGRLIFQDETGLLDLPMPALIGAHQVQNAGMALAALRHLGADEVACEAAMARAEWPARMQRLKTGPLVEAAAGAELWLDGGHNAAAGHALADVLAGLPKRPTHLICGMLNTKDVTGYMAPLAPHVESLTAISIPGEAATLSAEETEAAAQSVGITATRAEDALSALQAIIAKDPSARVLICGSLYLAGHILRENG, from the coding sequence ATGACCAAAGCGAGTTCCGACGCCATCCTCGATCGCATGATGGCGCTGCACCCCAAGATCATCGACCTGACGCTGGACCGGGTCTGGCGGCTGCTGGCGGCGCTGGATAACCCGCAGGACAGGCTGCCGCCGGTGATCCATATCGCAGGCACCAATGGGAAGGGTTCGACCCAGGCGATGATCCGTGCGGGCCTCGAAGGGGCCGGAAAATCGGTGCATGCCTATACCTCGCCGCATCTGGCGCGGTTTCACGAACGGATCCGTCTGGCCGGAGAACTGATCTCGGAGGCGCATCTGACTGAGGTGCTCGACGAGTGCTATGCCAAGAATGGCGGTGAGAATATCACCTATTTCGAGATCACCACCTGCGCTGCGCTGCTGGCCTTTGCCCGCACTCCTGCGGATTACACGCTGCTCGAAGTCGGACTTGGCGGGCGGCTGGATGCCACCAACGTGATTGAAAAACCCGCCCTGTCGGTGATCACGCCTGTGTCGATCGATCACGAACAGTTCCTTGGCAATACCCTGGCCAAGATCGCGGGCGAAAAGGCAGGCATCATCAAGCGCGGCGTACCGGTGGTCGTCGGTCCGCAGGAGGATGAGGCGATGGAGGTGATCGAGGATGTCGCCGCTCGCCTTGGCGCGCCGCTGATCGCCCATGGACAGCACTGGCATGTCTATGAGGAACGCGGGCGGCTGATCTTTCAGGATGAAACCGGGCTGCTGGACCTGCCGATGCCCGCGCTGATCGGCGCGCATCAGGTGCAGAACGCGGGAATGGCTCTGGCCGCCCTGCGCCACCTCGGCGCGGATGAGGTGGCTTGTGAGGCGGCGATGGCGCGGGCTGAATGGCCTGCCCGGATGCAGCGGCTGAAGACCGGTCCTCTGGTAGAGGCTGCCGCGGGCGCCGAACTCTGGCTGGACGGCGGGCATAACGCGGCGGCTGGTCATGCGCTGGCGGATGTGCTGGCGGGGCTGCCGAAACGGCCAACGCATCTGATCTGCGGCATGCTGAACACCAAGGATGTGACTGGCTACATGGCACCGCTCGCGCCCCATGTGGAGAGCCTAACGGCCATCTCCATCCCCGGCGAGGCGGCGACGCTGAGCGCTGAGGAAACCGAGGCGGCGGCGCAATCCGTCGGCATCACCGCGACCCGGGCCGAAGATGCCTTGTCGGCGCTGCAGGCAATCATCGCCAAAGATCCCTCCGCGCGGGTTCTGATCTGCGGATCGCTCTATCTGGCGGGCCATATCCTGCGCGAAAACGGCTGA
- a CDS encoding ABC transporter transmembrane domain-containing protein, whose amino-acid sequence MRAGSGPLKRPQDLPATLFSFIWAYSRRQQLVLLALTVLTFPFLYASLELPKRIINDAIGAETPVIMVWGQDIAQVEYLLILCFGFLAAVVIGGMMKMRLNTLKGIVAERLLRRLRYTLINRMLRFPKPYFRTTSQGELVSMITSESEPMGGLMGDAVAQPVFQLGQMLTIVAFLFMQSVWFGLVSIALIPLQAWLIPMLQRQINLLNKDRIQEVRMLASEIGETAAGMSDLRANGGWRYRMAQVSDRLGRLFEIRRRIYTKKYFMKFLNNLIGHMTPFVFYSAGGVLAIRGDITVGALVAALAAYKDLSAPWKELLTYYNQVQDMSLRWKIMLERFAPRGMIDAELIEGEPSEIPHLRGDIELRNVSVRDADGTVVLQDISLTIPAGARVAVKSTSDAERAAFGQLLVRETLPSQGSIQVAGHRLDSLHQGVIAARIGYAYSHPYLFSGSLGDNVLMPLRSRPGKSSRDQATLRKQVESKRAGNSGDLLEADWVNPELAGLGSEGDVRDWWFQLIEAMGIDEQLFQRTLHARFQDGTHPALVQHIIRLRPLIRERLEAEGLDDAVHHFDPERFNPAMPLAGNLLFAAPSRDIPVEELLAPDGLLLRLVREQGLTGETMGIGLGVVETLIKTFGREDIDHPLFQRLGLEEDLYRRICSAAERYAAQGADDLPEAEQALLMTVPFLLTEEQIGSGLPAGFKERILKIRQSHAAQLIAQTGGLFRPLDPKSYFPRLTVLENALFGKISLRAGARAAQVESLVAEVLDTHGLRKRLALILYDLPTGLGGSLLEPVFQERAAFTRAAIKRPDILILDKVLASHTAENRLRTREKLRDLMPQTTMIFMEDTIQHPERYDLYVEIRDGRIDGVERRPLGSPEGAAAADFSAKFDIIAATELFSQLDARNQRLLAFSAGWHEVPAGEMVFSHGDSGDAVYLCLSGRADLTFPDAHAGAPPVTVIEPGRLIGDLAVILDQPRTMNLRATENCRFLRIGAAEYRAVIESDINVALRLLETVAGNLATARDKMVSIAHQTGGTISEDRPLKDADPNAE is encoded by the coding sequence ATGAGGGCGGGCAGCGGGCCGCTTAAGCGCCCGCAGGATCTGCCCGCGACTCTCTTTTCTTTTATTTGGGCGTATTCGCGCCGTCAGCAGCTGGTCTTGCTGGCGCTGACGGTCCTGACCTTTCCGTTTCTCTACGCCTCGCTAGAGCTGCCCAAGCGGATCATCAACGACGCTATCGGGGCCGAAACGCCTGTCATCATGGTCTGGGGCCAAGATATCGCGCAGGTGGAATACCTGCTGATCCTGTGCTTTGGCTTCCTTGCAGCGGTGGTGATCGGCGGCATGATGAAGATGCGGCTCAACACGCTGAAGGGGATCGTGGCCGAACGCCTGCTGCGGCGGCTGCGCTACACGCTGATCAACCGGATGCTGCGGTTCCCGAAACCCTATTTCCGCACCACCAGCCAGGGTGAGCTGGTGTCGATGATCACTTCCGAAAGCGAACCCATGGGCGGGTTGATGGGGGATGCGGTGGCGCAGCCGGTGTTCCAGCTGGGGCAGATGCTGACCATCGTGGCCTTTCTGTTCATGCAAAGTGTTTGGTTCGGGCTGGTCTCGATCGCGCTGATCCCGCTGCAGGCCTGGCTGATCCCGATGTTGCAGCGGCAGATCAACCTGTTGAACAAGGACCGCATCCAGGAGGTGCGGATGCTGGCCTCGGAAATCGGAGAAACCGCCGCCGGGATGAGCGATCTGCGCGCCAATGGCGGCTGGCGTTACCGGATGGCGCAAGTGTCGGACCGGCTGGGGCGTCTGTTCGAGATCCGCCGCCGGATCTACACCAAAAAATACTTCATGAAGTTCCTCAACAACCTGATCGGCCATATGACACCCTTCGTGTTTTATTCGGCCGGCGGGGTGCTGGCGATCCGGGGCGATATCACGGTGGGCGCGCTGGTGGCGGCGCTGGCCGCTTACAAGGATCTGTCGGCCCCGTGGAAGGAACTGCTGACCTATTACAATCAGGTGCAGGACATGAGTCTGCGCTGGAAAATCATGCTGGAGCGGTTCGCGCCGCGCGGCATGATCGATGCCGAGCTGATCGAAGGCGAGCCGAGCGAGATCCCGCATCTGCGCGGCGATATCGAGTTGCGCAATGTCTCGGTGCGCGATGCCGACGGGACGGTGGTCCTGCAGGATATTTCGCTGACCATTCCGGCGGGCGCCCGCGTTGCGGTCAAAAGCACCAGTGACGCAGAGCGCGCGGCGTTCGGCCAGTTGCTGGTCCGTGAAACCTTGCCGTCGCAGGGCAGCATTCAGGTCGCGGGGCACCGGCTCGACAGCCTGCATCAGGGGGTGATCGCGGCCCGGATCGGCTATGCCTATTCGCATCCCTATCTGTTTTCCGGATCACTTGGCGACAACGTGCTGATGCCGCTGCGCAGCCGCCCGGGCAAGAGCAGCCGGGATCAGGCCACCCTTCGCAAACAGGTCGAATCCAAGCGCGCAGGCAACAGTGGCGATCTTCTGGAGGCGGATTGGGTCAATCCCGAATTGGCAGGGCTGGGATCCGAAGGCGATGTGCGCGATTGGTGGTTCCAACTGATCGAGGCAATGGGCATCGACGAGCAGTTGTTCCAGCGCACCCTGCACGCGCGGTTCCAGGATGGCACCCACCCAGCGCTGGTGCAGCATATCATCCGCCTGCGCCCGCTGATCCGTGAACGGTTGGAGGCCGAAGGTCTGGATGATGCCGTCCACCATTTCGATCCCGAGCGGTTCAACCCTGCCATGCCACTGGCGGGCAACCTTTTGTTTGCGGCGCCGTCGCGCGACATCCCGGTCGAAGAATTGCTGGCACCGGACGGGCTGTTGCTGCGACTGGTGCGTGAGCAAGGGTTGACCGGGGAAACCATGGGGATCGGTCTTGGCGTGGTGGAAACCCTGATCAAGACCTTTGGACGCGAAGATATCGATCACCCGCTGTTCCAGCGGCTTGGCCTTGAAGAAGATCTTTATCGCCGGATTTGCAGCGCTGCCGAACGCTATGCCGCGCAGGGGGCTGATGATCTGCCCGAGGCAGAGCAGGCGCTGCTGATGACGGTGCCGTTCCTTTTGACCGAAGAGCAGATCGGCAGCGGGCTACCGGCCGGGTTCAAGGAGCGTATCCTGAAAATCCGCCAGAGTCATGCGGCGCAGTTGATCGCCCAGACCGGCGGCTTGTTCCGACCTCTGGATCCGAAATCCTACTTTCCGCGGCTGACGGTTCTTGAAAATGCTCTCTTCGGCAAGATCTCGCTGCGGGCTGGGGCGCGGGCAGCGCAGGTTGAATCGCTGGTGGCCGAGGTGCTGGATACCCACGGGCTGCGCAAACGGCTGGCGTTGATCCTTTACGATCTGCCGACCGGACTGGGCGGATCGCTGCTGGAGCCGGTGTTTCAGGAACGGGCCGCCTTTACCCGGGCCGCGATCAAACGGCCGGACATTCTGATCCTGGACAAGGTGCTGGCCAGCCACACGGCGGAAAACCGGCTGCGTACACGCGAAAAGCTGCGCGATCTGATGCCCCAGACCACGATGATCTTCATGGAAGACACCATCCAGCATCCGGAGCGCTACGATCTTTATGTCGAAATCCGCGATGGCCGGATCGACGGGGTCGAGCGGCGCCCACTGGGCAGCCCGGAAGGCGCCGCCGCGGCCGATTTCTCTGCCAAGTTCGATATCATTGCCGCAACCGAGCTGTTCTCGCAGTTAGATGCGCGCAACCAGCGTCTTCTGGCATTTTCGGCTGGCTGGCACGAGGTTCCGGCCGGGGAGATGGTTTTTTCCCACGGCGACAGCGGTGATGCAGTGTACCTGTGCCTGTCGGGCCGAGCCGATCTGACCTTCCCCGATGCGCACGCCGGGGCGCCGCCGGTGACGGTGATCGAACCGGGGCGGCTGATCGGGGACCTAGCGGTGATTCTGGATCAGCCGCGGACCATGAACCTGCGCGCTACCGAGAATTGCCGTTTCCTGCGCATCGGTGCTGCGGAATACCGCGCGGTGATCGAAAGCGATATCAACGTCGCGCTGCGCTTGTTAGAGACGGTGGCGGGTAATCTGGCGACTGCCCGGGACAAAATGGTGTCCATTGCCCACCAAACGGGCGGTACGATCAGTGAAGACAGACCTCTGAAGGATGCGGATCCGAATGCTGAATAG